TCGACGGGGGTGCCGTCGAGCGTGGTGATGCGGCCGTTCTCGCTATCGAGCGAACCGTGAATCCAGCCTTCGGGGGTGAGGATGTTTCCAGTCAGCATGACGTTCTCTTGATGATCTGGTGACGCGGGCATCCGCGTCGTGATTTGCAAATTCGTGTCGTTGCTTCTCGTCTGTCGCGCGCGGGCAGTCTCGCGCGTCAGCGTTTCAGTTCGGCGACGAAGTCGTAGTAGTCGTCGCGGCAATACGTTTCGCTCACTTCGATCGCGCGCTGGTCGGCGCCGTAGCCGATCCGCGTGATCACCAGCAGTGCCGAGCCCGGCTTCACCGCCATCCATTTCGCGATCGCGTGCGTCGCGTTCGCCGCGCGAAAGTGCTGCAGCGCGCGCACGACGGTCATGCCGCGCGCCTCGAGGTATTCGTACAGCGACGCGCCGAGCACCTGCGGATCGGGCACCACCGCGGCCGGCAGCGTCGAGTGCTCGACGGCCATCACGATGCCGTCCGCGCGGCGCAGCCGTTCGAGCCGCGCCACCGTCGCGCCGGGCGCGAGGCCGAGACGCGCGATCTCGTCGCGGCTCGCGGCGCGCAGCGTACGCGACAGCCACACCGAATCGGGCACGAAGCCGCGCTGCCGCATCTTCGCGGAGAAGCCGACGAGACGCGACAGCGGATCGGCGACGCGCGGCGTGATGAAACTGCCCGCCCCGCGCGCCCGCTTGATCAGCCCCTGCTCGACCAGCAGCGCCAGCGCGCGACGGGCCGTGATCCGCGATACGCCGACCGACACCGACAGCAGCCGCTCCGACGGCAGCGCCTCGCCGGCGCGCCACGCGCCGCCATGAATCGCGCTCGCCAGGTTGCGGGCGAGCTGCAGATAGAGCGGCGTGTCGTCGAGGGGATCGGGCGCCAGTTCGGACCAGCCGGTTTCCATGTGCCTCCGGGTGTCGGACGACGATCTCGGACCGTCGAAAGTGAACGCATTATATAACCACCATAATACCAGTCAACGAACTGGTATTAGCCTCGCGAAAATCCCCGAAAGCCTTGCCCCGCAAGCGTTTTAGTAGCGACAAAGCCTTTGTTTACAAAGGAGTACGGGATAGGGATTTACCCGAATTGGTATGCAAGGGGACAGTTCCAGTGCTGGATTTGCCGGGTCTGGAGGGCTGGAAACGATACCGAAATAGAACCAGTTCGGACGATTGGTATGCACCGGACTGCAGCCCACGGGCAGCGTGCCGGCGCTTGCGTCAGTGGAACTCGCGGCTCGATGTGCGCAGGCCACCGAGCAGCGGCGTCAGATCCTCGAAATGCTGCACGACGAGGTGCCTCACGTCGCTCGCGACCTGCCACACGCCGGACGCCGCGAGCAGCCGCGAATCGAGGGTCTCGCGGCGCTGCCGTGCGAGCAGCTCGGGCCGGACGATCAGGTTCACGCAACCCGTTTCGTCCTCGAGCGTCATGAACATCACGCCTTTCGCGGTGCCCGGCATCTGCCGTGCGGTCACGAGCCCGCATGCACGTGCAAGCCGGCCGTCGGGGCGGTCGTGCAATTCGGCCGCGGACGACAGCCGCCGCGCGCGCAGCGCGGGCCGCAGCAGCGCGACGGGGTGGCGGTTCAGCGTGAGGCCGGTGGTGTGATAGTCGGCGAGGATGTCGTCGGCTTCCGACGGTGCGCCGAGTGCCGGCTTCTCCGCTTCATCGATCGGTGCGGCGGCGAGCAGGTCGCGCTCGGGTGCCGCCGCAACCGCTTGCCACAACGCATCGCGGCGGTGGCCGGCGAGCGTCGCGAGCGCGTTCGCGGCGGCGAGCGCTTCGAGATCACGGCGTTCGAGCTGCGCACGGCGCGCGAGCGTGTCGACGTTCTCGAACGGGCCCGCCGCGCGTGCGGCTTCGATCCTGCGGACAGCGGCTTCTCCCAGACCGCTCACGAGCGACAGCCCGAGCCGAACGGACGGCTGGCCATGTGGGGGCGGCTGGCCGGGCAGCGCTTCGAGCGACGCCTCCCAGCCGCTTTGCGTCACGTCGATCGGCAGCACCTGCACGCCGTGGCGCTTCGCATCCTGCACGAGTTGCGACGGCGGGTAGAAACCCATCGGCTGGCTGTTCAGCAGCGCGGCGAGGAAGATTGCCGGTTCGTGGCATTTGAGCCAGCTGCTGGCGTAGGCGAGTTTCGCGAAGCTGGCTGCGTGGCTCTCGGGGAAACCGTAATCGCCGAAGCCCTTGATCTGCTCGAAGATCTGTTCGGCGAACTCGGGCGGATAGTCGCGCTCGCGCATCCCGTCGACGATCTTGCGGTGATATTTCTCCAGATTGCCCTTGCGCTTCCACGCGGCCATCGCGCGGCGCAGCTCGTCGGCCTCGCCCGGCGTGAAGCCTGCCGCGATCATCGCGATCTGCATCACCTGTTCCTGGAAGATCGGCACGCCCTGCGTGCGTTCGAGCGCCGGCTTCAGGTCCTCCTTTGGATAACTGACCTTTTCGATGCCCTGACGCCGTTTCAGATAGGGGTGTACTGCCCCGCCCTGGATCGGCCCCGGCCGCACGATCGCAACCTCGATCACCAGATCGTAATAGGTGCGCGGCCGCAGGCGTGGCAGCATCGACATCTGCGCGCGCGATTCGATCTGGAACACGCCAACCGTGTCGGCGCGGCAGATCATGTCGTAGGTCGCTTTGTCATCCTGCGGAATGTGCTTCAGCGTGAACGGCTCGCCATCCGGCTCCGGCGGCCCGCGCCACGCGGTACGCATGTCGAATGCGCGATGCAGCGCCGACAGCATGCCGAGCGCGAGCACGTCGACCTTCATCAGCCCGAGCGCCTCGAGATCGTCCTTGTCCCACTGGATCACGCGCCGCCCGTCCATCGCCGCGTTCTCGACCGGCACGAGCCGTGTGAGCTTGCCGCGGCTGATCACGAAACCGCCCGAGTGCTGCGACAGATGGCGCGGAAAGTTCAGCAGCCGCGCGGCAAGCCGGGCC
The DNA window shown above is from Burkholderia cepacia and carries:
- a CDS encoding GntR family transcriptional regulator produces the protein METGWSELAPDPLDDTPLYLQLARNLASAIHGGAWRAGEALPSERLLSVSVGVSRITARRALALLVEQGLIKRARGAGSFITPRVADPLSRLVGFSAKMRQRGFVPDSVWLSRTLRAASRDEIARLGLAPGATVARLERLRRADGIVMAVEHSTLPAAVVPDPQVLGASLYEYLEARGMTVVRALQHFRAANATHAIAKWMAVKPGSALLVITRIGYGADQRAIEVSETYCRDDYYDFVAELKR
- a CDS encoding error-prone DNA polymerase — its product is MVAEFSWLPDYAELFCRSNFSFLHGASHAEELVERAAELGYRGIAITDECSLAGAPRMHVAAKAKGLPLVIGSYFDVTPDEVAPGHDPGPGAFGLVLLAQNREGYGNLSELISWRRMEAPKGTYTLTSRMLSAPPSKFAHLRGMPDCFAILVPTYPVRADVLDAQVAWFRTTFGERARLGLVQLQRALDGAQREEIRAAGERRGVRIVALGDVTMHRRSCKELQDVMTAIRVGMPVSECGYALAPNAEQHLRSRQRIGQLYSADEIAQTCAILDACDFKLSSLRYEYPDEIVPKGLTPTSYLEQETLAGAAGRYPQGIPEKVEKQIRYELDLIAQLSYEPFFLTVYDIVKYARSQNILCQGRGSAANSVVCFCLGITEVDPDQSTMLFERFISVERGEPPDIDVDFEHQRREEVIQHIYKKYGHNRAALAAAVSTYRPRGVLRETGKALGVDPMLVDRVAKAHRWFDGSRDLLQQFSTTGLDPATPLIQAWARLAARLLNFPRHLSQHSGGFVISRGKLTRLVPVENAAMDGRRVIQWDKDDLEALGLMKVDVLALGMLSALHRAFDMRTAWRGPPEPDGEPFTLKHIPQDDKATYDMICRADTVGVFQIESRAQMSMLPRLRPRTYYDLVIEVAIVRPGPIQGGAVHPYLKRRQGIEKVSYPKEDLKPALERTQGVPIFQEQVMQIAMIAAGFTPGEADELRRAMAAWKRKGNLEKYHRKIVDGMRERDYPPEFAEQIFEQIKGFGDYGFPESHAASFAKLAYASSWLKCHEPAIFLAALLNSQPMGFYPPSQLVQDAKRHGVQVLPIDVTQSGWEASLEALPGQPPPHGQPSVRLGLSLVSGLGEAAVRRIEAARAAGPFENVDTLARRAQLERRDLEALAAANALATLAGHRRDALWQAVAAAPERDLLAAAPIDEAEKPALGAPSEADDILADYHTTGLTLNRHPVALLRPALRARRLSSAAELHDRPDGRLARACGLVTARQMPGTAKGVMFMTLEDETGCVNLIVRPELLARQRRETLDSRLLAASGVWQVASDVRHLVVQHFEDLTPLLGGLRTSSREFH